A region of Marasmius oreades isolate 03SP1 chromosome 9, whole genome shotgun sequence DNA encodes the following proteins:
- a CDS encoding uncharacterized protein (BUSCO:EOG09261Q5L): MAYFTRPSSASAAVKIVKPNTPDESSSVQLSARKDSVQRQCRNVLIYGYCKFEDKGCVYYHPMSEVPHQPTLTESPGTVSSISAQAVNAPVFIPKSSAINPMSSPSPSPPEYRTIQEQYGYESGNGGVGETSIQTDAEFDDYPVHQDMSFYAASGQFLIREPLDYHLYTSTIPPSFVSSSTGCHFVPPSSELRELLQARSEEVRGAPPVGQGLSEEIQGYHTLTPLNTTNSSDKRKLFNWSFVVYRAIHRSDGIPYALLRVENFRLMQQAAFNSIEAWSKIRHPNIVSVHEAFTTRSFNDNSLVVAYSYYAQAETLYDAHMKPKLSYQGNYQGHPQQPPPLVAIPERVLWSYIIQIASAIMRVHEAGMAVRTIDATKILLTGKNRIRISSCGVIDVLLYETPQDVHYLQQEDLSQFGRLVFALACNNSNAAATTNFQKSLDHMSRMYSHDIKTAALFLISKSTPHKVKNISRLYEIIGSRITTELDDALEATDRLEHELTGELENARLFRLMCKFNFINERPEFALDPRWSETGDRYIVKLFRDYVFHQVDEHGNPVTNLSHVLTCLNKLDAGSHEKIMLVARDEQSCLVVSYRDIKACMESAFHELARPSGSSVSR; this comes from the exons ATGGCCTACTTCACAAGACCTAGTTCTGCTTCAGCAGCTGTAAAGATTGTTAAACCAAATACCCCAGACGAATCTTCCTCTGTTCAACTATCCGCTCGGAAAG ATTCCGTTCAACGCCAATGTAGAAATGTATTGATTTATGG TTATTGTAAATTCGAAGACAAGGGCTGTGTATACTACCATCCTATGTCAGAGGTCCCTCACCAACC AACACTGACAGAATCGCCCGGCACAGTCTCTTCTATCTCAGCACAAGCGGTCAATGCACCAGTCTTTATTCCCAAATCATCGGCCATTAATCC CATGTCATCACCTTCGCCCAGTCCTCCTGAATATCGAACAATCCAGGAGCAATATGGGTATGAGTCGGGAAACGGTGGAGTAGGGGAGACATCCATTCAAACGGATGCTGAATTTGACGACTATCCTGTACATCAAGACATGTCTTTTTACGCTGCCTCCGGTCAATTCCTTATACGTGAACCG CTGGATTATCATCTTTATACTTCCACTATCCCACCTTCCTTTGTTTCCTCTTCTACTGGCTGTCACTTTGTACCTCCATCATCTGAACTACGAGAACTTCTCCAAGCCCGTAGTGAAGAAGTTCGCGGTGCACCACCAGTTGGCCAAGGGCTTTCCGAGGAGATTCAAGGATATCACACCTTGACACCTCTCAATACTACCAATTCATCAGACAAAAGAAAGCTGTTTAACTGGTCTTTCGTGGTCTATCGAGCCATCCATAGGTCGGATGGCATACCCTACGCTCTCCTTCGGGTTGAAA ACTTTCGATTAATGCAACAAGCCGCTTTCAATTCAATTGAAGCTTGGTCTAAGATTCGACATCCTAACATTGTTTCCGTTCACGAAGCGTTCACAACCCGGTCCTTCAATGATAACT CACTCGTCGTCGCGTATTCCTATTATGCACAGGCTGAGACTTTGTATGATGCACATATGAAACCCAAGTTATCATATCAAGGCAACTATCAAGGACATCCGCAACAGCCACCTCCGTTGGTGGCCATCCCTGAACGCGTACTGTGGTCATACATCATTCAGATTGCCTCCGCAATCATGAGGGTACACGAAGCTGGAATGGCCGTGAGAACAATCGATGCCACTAAGATATTGTTAACAGGAAAGAATCG AATCCGAATCAGCTCATGTGGTGTGATAGACGTCTTGCTGTATGAAACTCCTCAGGACGTCCACTATCTGCAACAAGAAGATCTGTCCCAATTCGGCCGCCTGGTTTTTGCGCTTGCTTGCAACAATTCCAACGCCGCTGCTACCACTAATTTTCAAAAGAGTCTGGACCACATGAGTCGAATGTATAGCCACGATATCAAAACCGCTGCTCTATTTTTGATCAGCAAGAGTACCCCTCACAAGGTCAAG AATATCAGTCGGTTGTACGAAATCATTGGGAGCCGTATTACCACGGAACTCGATGATGCCCTTGA AGCTACCGATCGTTTAGAACACGAGCTCACAGGAGAGCTAGAAAACGCTCGATTATTCAGGTTGATGTGCAAGTTCAATTTCATCAACGAACGGCCTGA GTTCGCACTCGATCCAAGGTGGTCCGAGACTGGGGATCGATACATTGTCAAACTATTCAGGGACTACGTTTTCCACCAAGTCGATGAGCATGGCAATCCGGTGACGAATCTATCTCACGTTCTTACCTGTCTTAACAAG CTCGATGCTGGAAGCCATGAAAAAATTATGCTAGTTGCACGCGATGAACAAAGCTGTCTCGTCGTCAGTTATCGAGATATTAAGGCTTGTATGGAGTCTGCGTTTCA CGAATTGGCCCGTCCTTCAGGTTCTTCGGTCTCGAGATGA